The following proteins are encoded in a genomic region of Triticum dicoccoides isolate Atlit2015 ecotype Zavitan chromosome 1B, WEW_v2.0, whole genome shotgun sequence:
- the LOC119347114 gene encoding aldo-keto reductase family 4 member C10-like — MAGSFVLNTGAGIPSVGLGTWRIEPEAVGDTIYAAVKAGYRHIDCAPAYSNEKEVGLALKKLFEDGVAKREELFITSKLWSGNHAPEDVPEAIDTTLKDLQLDYLDLFLIHGPIRIKKGTTHSPENLIPTDIPATWGAMEKLYDSGKARAIGVSNFTCKKMEDLLAVARVPPAVNQVECHLIWQQDKLRKLCQSRGVHLSAHSPLGEASVLSNPIVVAVAEKLQKTPAQVALRWGLQMGQSVLPRSGNGGRIKENFDIFDWSIPQDLMAKFSDIKQVRLVKAEFAVHPLSGYRTLEDFWDGEI, encoded by the exons ATGGCTGGATCATTCGTCCTCAACACAGGCGCAGGCATCCCATCGGTTGGCCTCGGAACATGGCGGATAGAACCTGAGGCCGTCGGCGACACCATCTACGCCGCTGTCAAG GCTGGATATCGGCATATTGATTGTGCTCCAGCATACAGCAATGAGAAAGAG GTCGGCTTGGCTTTGAAGAAATTATTTGAGGATGGCGTGGCTAAGCGTGAAGAATTGTTTATCACCTCTAAGCTATG GTCTGGTAATCATGCACCGGAAGATGTGCCAGAGGCAATTGACACTACGCTGAAAGATTTGCAGCTTGACTACTTAGATTTGTTCCTC ATCCATGGTCCAATCCGTATCAAGAAAGGAACCACGCACAGCCCTGAAAATTTGATCCCAACTGACATCCCTGCTACATGGGGAGCGATGGAGAAGCTATACGACTCCGGCAAAGCTCGAGCAATCGGCGTGAGTAACTTTACTTGCAAGAAGATGGAGGACTTGCTCGCCGTTGCACGCGTGCCTCCAGCAGTCAACCAGGTTGAGTGCCACCTGATCTGGCAGCAAGACAAGCTCCGGAAACTATGCCAGTCAAGGGGTGTTCATCTTTCT GCACATTCACCATTAGGTGAGGCTAGTGTCCTTAGCAACCCTATTGTCGTGGCTGTTGCCGAGAAGCTGCAGAAAACGCCTGCGCAGGTCGCCTTACGCTGGGGTCTTCAGATGGGTCAGAGTGTACTACCAAGAAGCGGCAACGGAGGaaggatcaaggagaactttgacaTATTTGATTGGTCCATTCCTCAAGATCTGATGGCGAAATTCTCCGACATCAAACAG GTAAGGCTGGTGAAAGCGGAATTTGCAGTTCACCCACTGAGCGGTTACAGAACATTGGAGGACTTTTGGGATGGCGAAATCTGA
- the LOC119347090 gene encoding NADPH-dependent aldo-keto reductase, chloroplastic-like, translated as MAESFVLNTGARIPSIGLGTWQTEPDVVGDAIYAAVKAGYRHIDCAPVYCNEKQVGLALKKLFEDGVVKREDLFITSKLWSGDHAPEDVPEAIGTTLKDLQLDFLDLFLIHGPIRIKKGTTPSLETFLPPDIPATWRAMEKLYDSGKARAIGVSNFACKKMEDLLAVARVPPAVNQVECHLIWQQDKLRKLCHSRGVHLSAYSPLGSPGSPLPGIMGASVLSNPIVISVAEKLQKTPAQVALRWSLQMGQSVLPKSTNEARIKENFDIFDWSIPKDLMAELSSIKQERLLKAEFAVHPLSVYKTLEDLWDGEI; from the exons ATGGCTGAGTCCTTCGTTCTGAACACCGGCGCAAGGATCCCGTCGATCGGCCTCGGCACATGGCAGACAGAACCTGATGTTGTCGGCGATGCCATCTACGCCGCCGTCAAG GCTGGATATCGGCATATTGATTGTGCTCCAGTGTACTGCAATGAGAAACAG GTTGGCTTGGCTTTGAAGAAATTATTTGAGGATGGTGTGGTTAAACGTGAAGATTTGTTTATCACATCTAAGCTATG GTCTGGTGATCATGCACCTGAAGATGTGCCAGAGGCAATTGGAACTACTCTTAAAGATTTGCAGCTTGACTTCTTAGACTTATTCCTC ATTCACGGTCCAATTCGCATCAAGAAAGGAACAACGCCGAGCCTTGAAACCTTTCTCCCACCTGATATTCCTGCTACATGGAGAGCCATGGAGAAGCTATATGACTCTGGCAAAGCTCGAGCAATTGGTGTGAGTAACTTTGCTTGCAAGAAGATGGAGGATTTGCTTGCCGTCGCAAGGGTGCCTCCAGCAGTCAACCAGGTTGAGTGCCATCTGATTTGGCAGCAAGACAAGCTCCGTAAACTATGCCATTCGAGGGGTGTTCATCTTTCT GCATATTCGCCATTAGGTTCACCTGGATCACCTCTACCTGGTATCATGGGGGCTAGTGTCCTTAGCAACCCCATTGTCATCTCTGTTGCCGAGAAGTTGCAGAAAACGCCTGCACAGGTCGCCTTGCGCTGGAGTCTTCAAATGGGTCAGAGTGTACTTCCAAAAAGCACCAATGAAGCAAGGATTAAAGAGAACTTTGACATATTCGATTGGTCCATTCCCAAAGATTTGATGGCGGAGCTCTCCAGTATCAAGCAG GAAAGGTTGCTGAAAGCAGAATTCGCAGTTCACCCTCTAAGCGTTTACAAAACCTTGGAGGACCTTTGGGATGGCGAAATTTAA